Proteins encoded together in one Musa acuminata AAA Group cultivar baxijiao chromosome BXJ3-6, Cavendish_Baxijiao_AAA, whole genome shotgun sequence window:
- the LOC135641798 gene encoding uncharacterized protein LOC135641798: MDSYQLFSATSDSPTAAAEPGKSKSAAVVQDSTFDGEFDPQVFIGFLEVFIYQARDIHNICIYHKQDVYAKLCLTSDPDVAVSTRIINGGGRNPVFNENLRLSVRTIESSLKCEIWMLSRVKNYLEDQLLGFALVPLSDVLLAKAKLVQEFSLSSTDLFHSPAGFVQLSLSYVGASPDVMAITSVPKTVITEANLPDAETDDSIPCEYEKIEFPDLKVANENQQMVSEYFGLQSTDMETQSSESLVTSESGNCVDDDAGVRLVESFSSAKRLGSLDSDNALKNDTTISSVSMAEYSPVTLPVASQSISDVLSVTASPSRKDKSSEVTDGEADSSGPSKVEFMRPIISINIEPEQTVVQQDIVDMYMKSMQEFTESLAKMKLPMDMETSSSPSVENGSPDSERKVTTPKGIGSKVFYGSRAFF, translated from the coding sequence ATGGACTCCTACCAACTCTTCTCAGCGACCTCCGACTCCCCCACTGCCGCTGCTGAGCCCGGGAAGTCGAAATCGGCGGCCGTCGTCCAGGACTCCACTTTCGACGGCGAATTCGATCCCCAAGTGTTCATTGGGTTTCTCGAGGTCTTCATTTACCAGGCTCGCGACATTCACAACATCTGCATCTACCATAAGCAAGATGTTTATGCCAAGCTCTGTCTCACCAGCGACCCCGACGTCGCTGTCTCCACCCGGATCATCAACGGCGGGGGGCGGAATCCGGTCTTCAACGAGAATCTCCGGCTCAGTGTCCGAACGATCGAGTCATCGCTGAAATGTGAGATATGGATGCTTAGTAGGGTGAAGAACTACCTCGAGGACCAGCTGCTGGGGTTCGCGCTGGTGCCCCTTTCGGATGTCCTCTTAGCTAAAGCCAAGTTGGTGCAGGAGTTCTCCCTCTCATCTACCGATCTCTTCCATTCTCCTGCGGGCTTCGTTCAGTTGTCGCTCTCTTACGTTGGTGCTTCCCCGGATGTTATGGCAATCACGTCAGTGCCAAAAACTGTGATTACTGAGGCTAATTTGCCGGATGCAGAAACTGACGACTCGATTCCCTGTGAGTATGAGAAGATTGAATTCCCCGACCTGAAGGTGGCTAATGAAAATCAACAGATGGTTTCTGAGTACTTCGGGCTACAGAGCACTGATATGGAGACACAAAGTTCAGAGAGCTTGGTGACTTCAGAGAGTGGCAACTGTGTCGACGATGATGCAGGGGTGCGCCTTGTGGAAAGCTTCTCATCCGCCAAGAGACTTGGATCTCTTGATTCTGATAATGCACTGAAAAATGACACTACCATAAGCAGTGTTTCCATGGCTGAATATTCTCCTGTAACACTTCCAGTTGCATCTCAATCCATCTCTGATGTGTTGTCAGTCACAGCATCTCCAAGCAGAAAAGATAAGAGCTCAGAGGTCACAGATGGTGAAGCTGATTCATCTGGGCCATCAAAGGTTGAATTCATGAGACCAATCATCAGCATAAACATTGAGCCAGAGCAGACAGTGGTTCAGCAGgatattgttgatatgtacatgaAAAGCATGCAGGAGTTTACAGAGTCATTGGCCAAGATGAAGCTTCCCATGGATATGGAGACCAGCAGCAGCCCGAGTGTGGAGAATGGTAGTCCTGATAGTGAGAGGAAGGTGACAACACCAAAAGGAATTGGCTCCAAAGTTTTCTATGGAAGTAGGGCATTCTTCTGA
- the LOC135640630 gene encoding cytochrome b561 and DOMON domain-containing protein At5g47530-like has translation MKPAIISLCLFLSLLHYSTAQSCVSETFSGNRLYSSCNSLPYLGASLHWNYHSSNGTVDVAYRAPESSSGWVAWAVNPTGSGMIGANAFLAFPGSNGAVTVYTTKFSGYNVEASDVKDENLSFPVYSKQAEYANGYYTIFATLELPNNSTKLNTAWQASTQLQNGVPNGHPAGDNLLSKNNLDFLSGEAGSAGGNSRLRRKNIHGVLNAIGWGILMPIGAIMARHVKVFKAADPAWFYLHVACQCSAYIIGISGWGLGLKLGSESVGITYHKHRDIAIALFCLATVQVFALLLRPNKEHKYRIYWNVYHHSVGYCIIILSIVNIFEGFDILDPAKKWKHAYIGVIATLGGVALVLEAVTWPIVLRRRSRSSEKSHHGVNGANGYGVRQHQVV, from the exons ATGAAGCCAGCCATCATCTCCCTGTGCCTCTTCTTGTCTCTACTGCACTATTCGACAGCCCAGAGCTGTGTCAGCGAGACCTTCTCCGGCAACAGGCTCTACTCCTCCTGCAACTCCCTCCCCTACCTTGGTGCCTCCCTCCACTGGAACTACCACTCTTCCAATGGAACGGTAGACGTCGCCTACCGCGCGCCGGAGTCATCCTCCGGCTGGGTCGCGTGGGCCGTCAATCCCACCGGCAGCGGCATGATCGGAGCCAACGCCTTCCTCGCCTTTCCGGGCTCCAACGGCGCCGTCACGGTGTACACCACCAAGTTCTCTGGCTACAACGTGGAGGCGAGCGACGTGAAGGACGAGAACCTGAGCTTCCCAGTGTACAGCAAGCAGGCGGAGTACGCGAACGGGTACTACACCATCTTCGCCACGCTGGAGCTACCCAACAACAGCACGAAGCTGAACACGGCGTGGCAGGCGTCGACGCAATTGCAGAACGGCGTGCCCAACGGCCACCCGGCCGGCGACAACTTGTTGTCTAAGAACAACCTGGATTTCCTCTCCGGCGAGGCGGGTTCCGCCGGAGGCAATTCGAGGCTGCGCCGCAAGAAC ATCCACGGCGTGTTGAATGCAATCGGCTGGGGAATTCTGATGCCCATTGGAGCCATCATGGCGAGGCACGTGAAGGTGTTCAAAGCAGCAGACCCTGCCTGGTTCTATCTCCATGTTGCTTGCCAATGCTCGGCATACATAATTGGGATCTCAGGATGGGGCCTTGGCCTCAAGCTCGGCAGCGAGTCCGTTGGAATCACGTACCACAAGCACAGAGACATCGCAATTGCCCTCTTCTGCCTAGCAACAGTACAG GTGTTTGCATTGCTTCTGAGGCCGAACAAGGAGCACAAGTACAGGATATACTGGAATGTGTACCACCACTCGGTTGGATACTGCATCATAATCTTGAGTATTGTGAACATATTCGAAGGATTTGACATCTTGGATCCTGCAAAGAAGTGGAAGCACGCCTACATCGGTGTCATCGCGACGCTCGGCGGCGTCGCACTGGTTCTGGAAGCTGTGACATGGCCTATAGTTCTAAGGCGGAGGTCGAGGAGCTCGGAGAAGTCCCACCATGGTGTTAATGGTGCAAATGGATATGGTGTGAGGCAACACCAGGTAGTGTAG